Genomic window (Nicotiana sylvestris chromosome 7, ASM39365v2, whole genome shotgun sequence):
TAATCACAAACAGGAGGTTCTTATTCTTTAAGACATGAGAATTTACCTTTGGCTAGACATATGAAATCCTATAATCTAGGTAATGGTTGACCTCACAATTCATTGAGTTTTCCTTCAAACCTGTTCATTATGTAAAACATTTTTGGATAATGCTTAACCTGTCTAAATACTTCTAGTACTCTTCGCCTTTTGCAGAATTAGACGAAAAATCAAAATAAGCAGATAGTTATAGTGGTCGATAACTATTACAGTTGATTCCAGAATTTCATTTTGGATAGATGAAAATAGGAGAAATTAATAATCTCATGCGCACACTGAGCTCGAGCTTGAGATCGGTAAATATTTCGTTAGCCAAGTTTGAGCTGGTTTCCAAACTCAACTAATATACAATCCAGGCTCAAGCTCAACTCGAATAATTGCCAAGCCCAAACTTATAAATCTAGCTGCAATACTGTCctttctaacatattctcttcTCTGTTCAAGCCCCAAGACTTTAAACCTATAGGTACTAGTGACAACTGTTTACACTCTGCAAGTAATAAGCACAAACAAATTCTGTTCAAAAGAAAGAGGTAGGCCTCTTTTTGGCACACTTACACCAGCATGGATCTAACAACGTCCAATATGGGGATagctattttttcatttttggtaaaTTAACATTTTCCATCGATGCGCAGCATGTCAGTGTTAGCTATACAAAGGTAGACTGTACAAGGATGCTTTACGACTCCCAAAAATCTAGCCAACTACCCATAGTCCCGGTCCATCATTTGATTGGAACTTCTTGTTTGATCCATCTATTTACATTTATATATACCATTTAGACCATGAAAAAGGAATCATTATTGACATGCACAACATGACTCCGAAAAGGTTAGATCGAGAAGTTGAAACCTTGGTACCTAGTCATTTAAAGAAAATTATCACAGCATCAGAACATTTTGAACTGTCATTTCATGCCCTAGGTTTGGAATTCTGTAAATGCAAGTCGTCTACCCTAGAAATGAAGATGATAAAGATGAATATAAAGATCCTTATATGATTGGAAAACTGGTAGCACAAGTGCAATTGATCACCTGGTCAAATGATATTTTTTCGCAAAAATTAAACTAGGCCATCCATACTTGCATCATTACAACAAATGGATACGAAAGGACAGAGCTCTTACACGATAATCCTGGGACTCCTGGTTCGAATGACGCTTGGAAATTAGCTCTAAGTCTTGTGAAGAGAAAACGGCAGGGTTGCGACCTGCAGCACTGCATGCAGGAAAGAACTTCTGACTGTTCCACCAATAGGTAAGCCACGGAAAGTAATGAGCAATGCGAAGTGTCCATTGGTCTTGAGGAAGCCGAAGGTTGAATGCTTCTTGGGATAAATTTGCAGGGAACCTAGGCCACCAATAGTTGACGACTGGTGCAATAAGAGCTGCACCTGCCAATCTGTTACAGGAAATGGATGTGATTCTTGAATCTTGAtatttatttcaaattacttaaatgAAACCAAAAAAATTTATACAAGAAAAATTTCAAGCTTCTCTATTACAACAACTAATGAATCTACACAAATTCCTTATGACGTCTAACTCTCTCCTAATGTACATAAATGAAAATGCGATTACCTGTGAGGAATGTATCTGAGACAGGTCCATACAGCTTGTCCCCCCATTGAATATCCCATAACATAGAATTTGGATCCTAGACCTAATTGATCGGCAAGCTCCTGTACATCAAACGCCAAGCTCTTGACTGTTCGTTTTGGATTAGGATCACTTTCTCCATAACCAGGTCTGTCAAAGGAAACAATATATACTCCTAAACTTTCGATAACAtcctgcaaaagaagaaaaaatcttGTTCAGAATACAGAGTTGGTCTGTATAAGAATACGAGCAAAAGGATCAAGTGACACTTTACTTGAGAGAGGGTGCCGGCAATTGGAACATCATGTCGGCAACCATCGTACCCATGGATATACACAATCTTATACTTTGCATTCTCTTTAGGTACACCAATCTCCTTGTAAGCCAAGTGTCTTCCATCACTAAGTTTGATTCTAGGTGCAGTGACGGGAGGACCATCGGGGGATCCACAGGTCTTCGGTGGAGGTGGCCGTGTTGCCTGATAAGCCCACGCCAAGAACCCCATGAAAAGAACCAGAAGAATTTTCCCAAACATCCCTGAAATGTTCTCATTTGAGTTGCAAGATAATCCCAAAAATCAAATAACTTTGAAGAACAAAACAACAGAGCAATCTCATTCCAGCATCTAATAATAATAACTAAAGAATGGAGATTGTGTAGAGAAACATTTGCACACTCAAGCAACCTAAATCAAGTTAAACCGAAATTTCCGCTTCTAAGAGAAGACAAATTGGTTCTATTTACAGTTTAAACTTGTATAAACAAAATGATATAACCAATTCCAAGATTGATGAAGAGCATCTCATTTAATACAAGTcgaacaaaaaaaaggaaattttGTAATAGAAGCATTTGTAAACTCAAGCAACTTAAGGCAAGTTAAACATTTTTTTTGCAAATCTAACTAAAAACCAATTTAAAGAGAACTTGTATAACTAATAAGTAAGATATATCCAATTCCAAATAttgatttaagttatatacactgACAATGTAAAGATCTTTTTAAACCATCAGTAAATTTTAACATTGTGATAGCAGGTTAATTACCGTTTTTACCAAGATATCAATTAATGCATATCAAGAAATTTCGACCTGATTGTGTAAATAGTTTTTATACCAACCAAGACTCACCGAAAGGACTTACTATCTATAGTAATAGGTGTGTATGTGAGAGCAAATCAAAATCAAAACTTTCACACTAAATGTAATAAAGTTATCAACTTTACATAATTAAGATTCAATTCATCACTATATCGTTTACAGTGTAAAGATCTTTCTACACTATCAGTAATTTAACCTATCATAGCATGCTAGTTACCATTTTTACCAAGATACCAATATCAAGATAACACGTAATTACTTGACAAATGACCTGATTGTGTAAATATTTTTTACATCGTTAGCGCATAGGCAAGTGCATGCCCCAATAAACTCATTCAGAAGTGagagaaaatcaaaatcaaaatcaaaacttTCCACCAAATGTAACAAAGTTATCAACTTTACATAATAAAGATTCAGTTTTTCATCACTATATATTCTAACATATGATAAAACTGAAAATTCTACCCCAAAAGAGAGAAactcaaaatcaaaatcaaaatcagaACTTTCTCCACCAAATATAACAGATTTATGAACTTTACATAATCAAGATTCAGTTTTTCATCACTATATATTCTACATATGATACATTTGAAAATTcatattaccaaaaaaaaaaagaggaaaaagaaaaatgaaaacccacctgaagaaaaaggaaaagaagtttTTTGTTTAGCTTTACGAGTGTGAGCTCTGGCTGAAGCTGCTGAAATTTTCCTTGTAACCCCAGCTGccattttttctgtttttttttttcctaGTAAATTCTTGATTTTGAATTTATTAGCTCTGTATTGTTGTATAAGTGTAGATTTATTCACAGATTTAAACTCAATTCAGTTACAAACGAAGACAGAGAGATCTGAGTCTGAGCTCTCTGATCTAATAATAGTTACACCTTTTGAACATATGATGTATCGATGGTAAGGACAACTTTTGACCCAAgcatcttttatttttctttttttatttctttcctttttttatattttttggtaaatgGAAATTCCTATTTACATTTACACCTACTATGTGGAAAATTCTTACCATAGTCTGATAGCAATAGATTATAAGATTTGATGCTTGTTTTTTTTTGGTTGCTAATTAAGTAAGATTTTTTTGTATGTATAAAAGCTTTTATTATTACTCCTTCCATATTATATTAAGGCAAATGAATATAATATGGAAGGCAAATGAAGCCATTGCCTTAGGCCCCCAATTTTAAGTATTATGTGTCACATATATTTTATGTAATTgctattaataaaatattttaaaagttttaattAAATTTATACAGCTGAGTGATAAATAAGGATAAATTTTTCTCTCATTCAATTAAATGATGAATGCTAtcaaatctattttttttttatgtttctaATTATTTCACTTTCTAATTTTAACTCAATTTCTCTAAGTTGGCTATTTCTTTTCACCATAGTATATTGATTCATCCATTAGAAAGCAATTATTTTGTGTTTATCTTTTTAAGAGAAATCCCCAAATGCAATGGGGCGCAAGGTTCCAAAGACAGATTATCGACGTGTCCCTCTACCTTCTTCCACTTAATTAATGCCACATTTTCATTTAAAATAGAGTTCCAACAGCGACGTGCACCTAATTCACACATCACGCGTTGTACAATTACCACTAGGCCAAAGTCCTTGGAGTTTGCTTTGTATCTCATTATTATATAAATTTTACAAAAGAAATTTAAGGGCCTTTTAATATGTTTTGGATTTAGGCCAC
Coding sequences:
- the LOC138868071 gene encoding uncharacterized protein, with protein sequence MAAGVTRKISAASARAHTRKAKQKTSFPFSSGMFGKILLVLFMGFLAWAYQATRPPPPKTCGSPDGPPVTAPRIKLSDGRHLAYKEIGVPKENAKYKIVYIHGYDGCRHDVPIAGTLSQDVIESLGVYIVSFDRPGYGESDPNPKRTVKSLAFDVQELADQLGLGSKFYVMGYSMGGQAVWTCLRYIPHRLAGAALIAPVVNYWWPRFPANLSQEAFNLRLPQDQWTLRIAHYFPWLTYWWNSQKFFPACSAAGRNPAVFSSQDLELISKRHSNQESQDYRAQIRQQGEYESLHRDLMISFGTWEFDPMDLENPFPNNEGSVHLWQGDEDKLSPVLLQRYIAQQLPWIKYHEIPGSGHLVPMLDGMGVKVIKALLTG